From the Rhodoferax sp. WC2427 genome, one window contains:
- the infA gene encoding translation initiation factor IF-1: MAKEELIEMKGLVSEVLPDSRFRVTLENGHVLIAYTAGKMRKNHIRILAGDHVSLELSPYDLSKGRITFRHIAGRAPTSTRFA, from the coding sequence ATGGCAAAAGAAGAACTGATCGAAATGAAGGGCCTTGTGTCCGAAGTCCTGCCCGACTCGCGTTTTCGCGTGACGCTGGAAAACGGCCACGTCCTCATCGCCTATACCGCAGGCAAGATGCGCAAAAACCACATCCGCATTCTGGCGGGTGACCATGTGTCTTTGGAACTGTCGCCTTACGACCTGTCCAAGGGACGCATCACTTTCCGCCACATTGCAGGCCGGGCGCCAACGTCTACCCGTTTCGCGTAA
- a CDS encoding NADP-dependent malic enzyme has translation MSNPTANTDEKRAELRQAALEYHEFPTPGKIAIAATKQLVNQHDLALAYSPGVAAPCEEIVKDPNNAFKYTSRGNLVAVITNGTAVLGLGDIGPLASKPVMEGKGVLFKKFAGIDVFDLEIDEKHDLDKLVDIIASLEPTFGGINLEDIKAPDCFYVERKLRERMKIPVFHDDQHGTAICVGAAILNGLKVVGKDPKTVKLVTSGAGAAALACLGLLVKLGIPRENIYVTDLAGVVYEGRTELMDADKIVYAQNTTARTLSEVIEGADVFLGLSAGGVLKKEMVAKMAAKPLIMALANPNPEISPEDVKSVRSDAIIATGRTDYPNQVNNVLCFPYIFRGALDAGASTITLEMEIAAVHAIAELAQAEQSEVVAAAYAGEQLAFGPEYIIPKPFDPRLMMKIAPAVAQAAADSGVALRPITDMDAYRTRLQNFVYASGTTMKPIYDAAKNAAKKRVCYAEGEEERVLRACQIVVDEGLARPTLIGRPSVIAERIKKFGLRLREELDYDVVNVEQDHRYRDFWQTYHRMTERKGVTAQMAKIEMRRRLTLIGGMLLHKGEVDGMICGTWGHTSIHLHYIDQVIGKRAGGCPSTPQDVPIYACMNGLMLPGRQVFLVDTHVNYDPTAEELTEITVMAAEEMMRFGLKPKAALLSHSNYGQSNQPSAVKMRRVLELLQTEAPWLEVDGEMHGDIALDGAARALTMPDSPLVGDANLLVFPNIDAANIAYNLLKTAAGGNIAIGPVLLGAAKPVHILTASTTVRRIVNMTALTVADANVVR, from the coding sequence ATGAGCAACCCTACGGCTAACACCGACGAAAAACGCGCCGAACTGCGCCAAGCCGCCCTCGAATACCACGAGTTCCCCACGCCCGGCAAGATTGCTATCGCGGCGACCAAACAGCTGGTCAACCAGCACGACCTGGCCCTGGCGTACTCGCCGGGTGTGGCCGCGCCGTGCGAAGAAATCGTCAAAGACCCGAACAACGCCTTCAAATACACCAGCCGGGGCAACCTGGTCGCGGTGATCACCAACGGCACGGCCGTGCTGGGCCTGGGCGACATCGGCCCGCTGGCCTCCAAGCCGGTCATGGAAGGCAAGGGCGTGCTGTTCAAGAAGTTTGCAGGCATCGACGTGTTCGACCTGGAAATCGACGAAAAGCACGACCTCGACAAGCTGGTGGACATCATCGCCTCGCTGGAGCCGACCTTTGGCGGCATCAACCTGGAAGACATCAAGGCCCCCGACTGCTTCTACGTCGAGCGCAAGCTGCGTGAACGCATGAAGATCCCGGTCTTCCACGACGACCAGCACGGCACCGCGATCTGCGTGGGCGCAGCGATTCTGAACGGCCTGAAAGTCGTCGGCAAAGACCCCAAGACCGTCAAGCTGGTCACCTCCGGTGCCGGCGCAGCCGCCCTGGCCTGCCTGGGCCTCTTGGTCAAGCTGGGAATACCGCGCGAAAACATCTACGTCACCGATCTGGCCGGCGTGGTCTATGAAGGCCGTACCGAGCTGATGGACGCCGACAAGATCGTCTACGCCCAGAACACCACCGCCCGTACGCTCAGCGAGGTCATCGAGGGTGCGGACGTGTTCCTGGGCCTGTCGGCTGGCGGCGTGCTGAAAAAAGAGATGGTGGCCAAAATGGCCGCCAAGCCCTTGATCATGGCGCTGGCCAATCCCAACCCCGAGATCTCGCCCGAAGATGTGAAGTCCGTGCGCAGCGATGCCATCATCGCCACCGGTCGCACCGACTACCCGAACCAGGTCAACAACGTCCTGTGCTTCCCCTACATCTTCCGCGGTGCGCTGGATGCGGGCGCCTCCACCATCACGCTGGAAATGGAAATTGCCGCGGTGCACGCCATTGCCGAGCTGGCACAGGCCGAACAAAGCGAAGTGGTGGCCGCCGCCTATGCCGGTGAGCAACTTGCATTTGGCCCCGAATACATCATTCCCAAGCCGTTTGACCCGCGCCTGATGATGAAGATCGCGCCGGCCGTGGCCCAGGCCGCCGCCGACAGCGGCGTGGCCCTGCGCCCCATCACCGACATGGATGCTTACCGTACCCGTCTGCAAAACTTCGTTTACGCGTCGGGCACGACGATGAAGCCGATCTACGATGCTGCCAAAAACGCGGCCAAGAAGCGCGTCTGCTACGCCGAAGGCGAAGAAGAACGCGTGCTGCGGGCCTGCCAGATCGTGGTGGACGAAGGTTTGGCACGACCCACCCTGATCGGCCGCCCCAGCGTCATCGCCGAGCGCATCAAGAAGTTTGGCCTGCGCCTGCGCGAAGAGCTGGACTACGACGTCGTCAACGTCGAGCAAGACCACCGTTACCGCGATTTCTGGCAGACCTACCACCGCATGACCGAGCGCAAAGGTGTTACGGCTCAGATGGCCAAGATCGAAATGCGCCGCCGTTTGACGCTGATTGGCGGCATGTTGCTGCATAAAGGCGAAGTCGACGGCATGATTTGCGGCACCTGGGGCCACACCTCCATCCACCTGCACTACATCGACCAGGTGATCGGCAAACGCGCGGGCGGCTGCCCCAGCACGCCGCAAGACGTGCCGATCTACGCCTGCATGAATGGCCTGATGCTGCCGGGTCGCCAGGTCTTCCTGGTCGATACCCACGTCAACTACGACCCTACGGCCGAAGAACTGACCGAAATCACCGTCATGGCGGCCGAAGAAATGATGCGCTTTGGCCTCAAGCCGAAGGCGGCGCTGCTCTCGCACAGCAACTACGGCCAAAGCAACCAGCCCAGCGCCGTCAAAATGCGCCGCGTGCTGGAACTGCTGCAAACCGAAGCGCCCTGGCTGGAAGTCGACGGCGAAATGCATGGCGACATTGCGCTCGACGGTGCCGCTCGCGCACTGACCATGCCCGACAGTCCGCTGGTCGGCGATGCGAATCTGCTGGTGTTCCCCAACATCGATGCGGCCAATATCGCCTACAACCTGTTGAAAACCGCTGCGGGCGGCAACATTGCGATTGGCCCGGTGTTGCTGGGCGCCGCAAAACCTGTACACATTCTGACTGCCAGCACCACCGTGCGAAGAATTGTAAACATGACCGCCTTGACGGTGGCCGACGCCAACGTGGTGCGATAA
- a CDS encoding ribonuclease domain-containing protein: MLVGSVLCTTLGYAKAPNPVGGLETIQLVQLPPQGRVTYQLIQQGGPFPFDKDGVVFGNRERILPSQHRGYYREYTVKTAGAGNRGAKRIVCGGPPRAPDACFYTSDHYASFRHIVE, translated from the coding sequence ATGTTGGTTGGATCGGTTCTATGCACCACATTGGGGTATGCCAAGGCACCCAATCCCGTCGGCGGTCTGGAAACCATCCAGCTCGTCCAGCTTCCCCCTCAAGGCCGTGTGACCTACCAGCTGATCCAGCAAGGTGGGCCATTTCCTTTTGACAAGGATGGCGTGGTGTTTGGGAACCGAGAACGAATTTTGCCATCACAACATCGCGGGTATTACCGCGAATACACCGTGAAAACGGCGGGTGCTGGCAACCGAGGGGCCAAACGCATTGTGTGCGGTGGCCCGCCTAGAGCACCAGATGCTTGTTTTTATACCAGCGACCACTACGCGAGTTTTCGCCACATCGTCGAATAA
- a CDS encoding barstar family protein, translating to MKMNEKKAETDMPLRNVRSNIVQSIRAFRVQDLQDAAVGLGQHFLYANLANAQSKQDVLDMIAQQFTFPTHFGKNFDALYDCMTDPLHKSGPQPGFVVVLEQIPAHAKFDKEAREQLLDIFREAADYWGDRKIPFRCFYSFL from the coding sequence ATGAAGATGAATGAAAAGAAAGCGGAGACGGATATGCCTCTTCGCAACGTAAGAAGCAACATCGTGCAGTCGATACGCGCCTTCCGCGTGCAAGACCTGCAAGACGCGGCGGTGGGCCTGGGCCAGCATTTCCTGTATGCCAATCTGGCCAACGCCCAGAGCAAACAAGACGTGCTGGACATGATTGCCCAGCAGTTCACCTTCCCGACCCATTTCGGCAAGAACTTTGACGCACTGTACGACTGCATGACAGACCCACTGCATAAATCGGGCCCACAGCCTGGTTTCGTGGTGGTGCTGGAACAAATCCCGGCCCATGCCAAGTTCGACAAGGAAGCCCGCGAACAGTTGCTGGACATCTTCCGCGAAGCTGCCGACTACTGGGGAGACCGGAAGATACCGTTCCGATGCTTCTATTCTTTTCTGTAG
- the murU gene encoding N-acetylmuramate alpha-1-phosphate uridylyltransferase MurU: MPAHPPIEHALILAAGRGERMRPLTDHTPKPLLPVHGKPLIVWHLEALAAAGVRQVVINTAWLEEKIPAALGDGARWGLQIRYSMEGRDHGGALETAGGVKKALPLLGDTFWLVAGDIYAPSFGFDASAAADFARSDALAHLWMVPNPPYHPQGDFGIAANGLALDSPGPDGQRHTYSSLALVRAELCHHLPLGQKAALGPLLFDGIRQQRITASRFDGPWHNVGTPEQLAELNTP; the protein is encoded by the coding sequence ATGCCTGCCCATCCACCGATTGAACACGCCCTGATCCTCGCCGCCGGCCGCGGCGAGCGCATGCGCCCGCTGACCGACCACACCCCCAAGCCGCTGCTGCCAGTCCACGGCAAACCGCTGATCGTCTGGCACCTGGAAGCCCTGGCGGCGGCCGGGGTGCGCCAGGTGGTCATCAACACCGCCTGGCTGGAAGAAAAAATCCCCGCCGCCCTGGGCGACGGCGCCCGCTGGGGCCTGCAAATCCGCTATTCGATGGAAGGCCGCGACCACGGCGGCGCACTGGAAACCGCGGGCGGCGTCAAAAAAGCCCTGCCGTTGCTGGGCGATACCTTCTGGCTGGTGGCGGGCGACATCTACGCCCCCAGCTTTGGCTTCGATGCCAGCGCCGCCGCCGACTTTGCGCGCAGCGATGCCCTGGCCCACCTGTGGATGGTGCCCAACCCGCCCTACCACCCGCAGGGCGACTTCGGCATTGCGGCCAACGGCCTGGCGCTGGACAGCCCCGGCCCGGACGGCCAGCGCCACACCTACAGCAGCCTGGCCCTGGTGCGCGCCGAGCTGTGCCATCACCTGCCCCTGGGCCAAAAGGCCGCGCTGGGCCCGCTGCTGTTTGACGGCATCCGCCAGCAACGCATCACCGCATCCCGTTTTGACGGCCCCTGGCACAACGTGGGCACCCCCGAACAACTCGCCGAACTGAATACACCATGA
- the rsmA gene encoding 16S rRNA (adenine(1518)-N(6)/adenine(1519)-N(6))-dimethyltransferase RsmA: MKHIPRKRFGQHFLADRSIIDSIVDAINPQPGDHMVEIGPGLAALTQPLVERLGHLTVVELDRDLAVRLRQHPQLTVVESDVLKVDFTQFPQAQAATDSGVTAPKKLRVVGNLPYNISTPILFHLLDAVAVVQDQHFMLQKEVIDRMVARPSTAAYGRLSVMLQWRYAMENVLFVPPESFNPPPRVDSAVVRMVPHADPAAVPLQLLSEIVQVAFSQRRKIMRHTLGKWLTEKAYAGVFDTQRRAEEVPVAEYVALALAVAAA, from the coding sequence GTGAAACATATCCCCCGCAAACGTTTCGGCCAGCACTTTCTGGCCGACCGCAGCATCATCGACAGCATCGTCGATGCCATCAATCCGCAGCCTGGCGACCACATGGTCGAAATCGGCCCCGGCCTGGCCGCGTTGACGCAGCCACTGGTCGAGCGGCTGGGCCACCTCACCGTGGTCGAGCTGGACCGCGACCTGGCCGTACGCCTGCGCCAGCATCCGCAGCTCACCGTGGTGGAATCGGATGTATTGAAAGTGGACTTCACGCAGTTTCCACAAGCGCAAGCAGCTACAGATTCAGGAGTAACTGCACCGAAGAAGCTGCGGGTGGTGGGCAACCTGCCCTACAACATCTCCACACCCATCCTGTTCCATCTGCTGGACGCGGTGGCGGTGGTGCAAGACCAGCATTTCATGCTGCAAAAGGAAGTCATCGACCGCATGGTGGCCCGCCCGTCCACTGCCGCCTATGGCCGTCTCAGCGTCATGCTGCAGTGGCGCTACGCGATGGAAAACGTGCTGTTCGTGCCGCCCGAGTCGTTTAATCCACCTCCGCGCGTGGACAGCGCCGTGGTGCGCATGGTGCCCCACGCCGACCCGGCAGCCGTGCCGTTGCAACTGCTCAGCGAAATCGTCCAGGTGGCCTTCAGCCAGCGCCGCAAGATCATGCGCCACACCCTGGGCAAATGGCTGACCGAGAAGGCCTACGCAGGCGTTTTCGACACCCAGCGCCGGGCCGAGGAGGTGCCTGTGGCCGAGTACGTGGCGCTGGCCTTGGCGGTCGCAGCCGCATAA
- a CDS encoding aminopeptidase P N-terminal domain-containing protein — translation MTTTIYAQRRAQLAQKIGPGGIAIVPTAPEQQRNRDSDFQFRADSYFYYLTGFTEPNAWLVVTGEGQSTLFCAPKDLEREIWDGFRLGPDAAPAALALDAAYSVADLDTQLPRLLENRSAVWTPFATHKGLEGRVDGWLNKVRARVRFGALCPDTQRDLCSVLDEMRLFKDASEQATMRRAAQISAGAHIRAMQLSARMLRNGEEVFEYHLDAELLHEFRRHGSQYPAYGSIVAAGANACVLHYRADKAPVRNGELVLIDAGCELDGYASDITRTFPANGTFSGPQRTLYELVLASQVAAIAATKPGARFTDPHEATVKVLAQGMLDVGLLDKNKVGTVDDVIASRAYFAYYMHRTGHWLGMDVHDCGSYVEASEIGNSSQRSDPLSGETITNRPSRILQPGMVLTIEPGIYVRPGPDVPVAFHNIGIRIEDDAIVTASGCELISRGVPVDPDEIEALMRA, via the coding sequence ATGACCACCACGATCTACGCCCAACGCCGCGCCCAACTCGCCCAAAAGATCGGCCCTGGCGGCATCGCCATCGTCCCCACCGCACCCGAGCAGCAGCGCAACCGCGACAGCGACTTCCAATTCCGCGCCGACAGCTACTTCTACTACCTGACCGGCTTCACCGAGCCCAACGCCTGGCTGGTGGTGACCGGCGAAGGCCAATCCACGCTGTTTTGCGCGCCCAAGGACCTCGAGCGCGAAATCTGGGACGGTTTCCGGCTCGGCCCGGACGCAGCGCCCGCCGCGCTTGCGCTGGATGCTGCATATTCCGTAGCAGATCTGGACACCCAACTGCCCCGCCTGCTGGAAAACCGCAGCGCTGTCTGGACCCCGTTTGCCACCCACAAAGGGCTGGAGGGCCGGGTCGATGGCTGGCTGAACAAGGTGCGTGCCCGCGTACGCTTTGGCGCGCTGTGCCCCGACACCCAGCGCGACTTGTGCAGCGTGCTCGACGAGATGCGCCTGTTCAAGGATGCAAGCGAGCAGGCCACCATGCGCCGTGCCGCGCAGATCAGCGCCGGGGCCCACATCCGCGCCATGCAGCTCTCGGCCCGCATGCTGCGCAACGGTGAAGAGGTATTTGAGTACCACCTGGATGCCGAGCTGCTGCACGAATTTCGCCGCCACGGCTCGCAGTACCCGGCCTACGGCAGCATCGTGGCCGCCGGGGCCAATGCCTGCGTGCTGCATTACCGCGCCGACAAGGCCCCGGTGCGTAATGGCGAGCTGGTGCTGATCGACGCGGGCTGCGAGCTCGACGGTTATGCCAGCGACATCACCCGCACCTTCCCGGCCAACGGCACATTCAGCGGCCCGCAACGCACCCTGTACGAGCTGGTGCTGGCCAGCCAGGTGGCCGCCATCGCCGCCACGAAACCCGGCGCACGCTTCACCGACCCGCACGAGGCCACCGTGAAGGTGCTGGCGCAGGGCATGCTGGACGTGGGCCTGCTGGACAAGAACAAGGTGGGCACCGTGGACGACGTGATCGCCAGCCGGGCCTACTTCGCCTACTACATGCACCGCACCGGCCACTGGCTGGGCATGGACGTGCACGACTGCGGCAGCTACGTGGAGGCCAGCGAGATCGGCAACAGCAGCCAGCGCAGCGACCCGCTCAGCGGCGAGACCATCACCAACCGCCCCAGCCGCATCCTGCAGCCGGGCATGGTGCTGACCATCGAGCCCGGCATCTACGTGCGCCCCGGCCCAGACGTGCCCGTGGCCTTCCACAACATCGGCATCCGCATCGAAGACGATGCCATCGTGACCGCCAGCGGCTGCGAACTGATCAGCCGGGGCGTGCCGGTCGACCCCGACGAAATCGAGGCACTGATGCGGGCCTGA